A part of Paenibacillus sp. sptzw28 genomic DNA contains:
- a CDS encoding D-alanyl-D-alanine carboxypeptidase family protein, which yields MLVGWLFAMTLGSTAAYAAKSYTPNTLGLEVSSAILIDVDTGQVLYQVDQDTPHPPASMTKMMTEYIVLDEIKSGRLKWDDIVTATKAAASTPADGSQIYLAEGDKHTVKDLYIAMAVGSANDATVALADHIGGTEQGFVQKMNETAKSLGLNSAHFTTATGLTDTTVISAADLAKFARILLLKHPEFLDYSKIPSYKFRERDKNPMINWNWMLESNKNVQALKKFAYPGVDGMKTGYIGAAGYCFTGTAKRGDMRLISVVMGTSSKEARFLETAKLFDYGFNNFERKTVVAPKTVVKNAESVKIKKGVSKQVPIVTANDVSFLVKKGVEPNIEQTNISLKGEDQLVAPIKQGQVVGTVTFAYKDPDTGKSIQNTVNLIASEDVDKASWWRLMFRSIGDFFAGLFKGIVNLF from the coding sequence ATGTTGGTCGGTTGGCTGTTTGCTATGACATTAGGTTCGACAGCGGCATATGCCGCAAAATCGTATACGCCAAATACGCTAGGTTTAGAGGTATCGTCGGCGATTCTGATTGATGTGGATACAGGACAAGTACTTTATCAGGTTGATCAGGATACCCCCCACCCCCCTGCCAGTATGACGAAGATGATGACAGAATATATTGTGCTGGACGAAATTAAATCAGGTCGTCTCAAATGGGACGATATCGTAACTGCGACAAAAGCAGCCGCCTCAACACCTGCAGATGGCTCCCAAATCTATTTGGCCGAAGGGGATAAGCATACGGTCAAAGATTTATACATAGCGATGGCTGTGGGCTCCGCGAATGACGCTACGGTTGCGCTGGCCGACCATATCGGCGGCACCGAACAAGGTTTCGTGCAAAAAATGAATGAAACGGCAAAATCGCTGGGACTGAATTCCGCCCATTTTACAACTGCTACGGGACTAACCGACACAACGGTTATTTCTGCCGCGGATCTGGCTAAATTTGCTAGAATATTACTTTTGAAGCATCCCGAGTTTTTGGACTACTCGAAAATACCTTCTTACAAATTTCGTGAACGTGATAAAAACCCAATGATAAACTGGAATTGGATGCTGGAATCGAATAAAAACGTTCAAGCTCTCAAGAAGTTTGCTTATCCGGGTGTAGATGGAATGAAAACCGGCTATATCGGAGCGGCCGGCTACTGCTTTACCGGGACGGCAAAACGTGGCGATATGAGACTTATCTCAGTCGTGATGGGAACCTCGTCAAAGGAAGCGCGTTTCTTGGAAACGGCAAAGCTGTTCGATTATGGATTTAATAATTTTGAACGGAAAACGGTTGTTGCGCCGAAAACGGTGGTAAAAAACGCAGAGTCGGTAAAAATAAAGAAAGGCGTTTCCAAGCAAGTTCCGATTGTGACGGCAAACGATGTCTCGTTCCTGGTGAAGAAGGGGGTCGAGCCGAACATCGAGCAGACGAATATTTCGCTCAAAGGCGAGGATCAACTGGTGGCCCCGATCAAACAAGGTCAAGTCGTTGGAACAGTTACTTTCGCCTATAAAGACCCGGACACCGGAAAGTCGATTCAGAATACAGTTAATCTGATTGCATCGGAAGATGTGGATAAGGCGAGCTGGTGGCGTTTGATGTTCCGCTCGATCGGAGATTTCTTTGCCGGATTGTTTAAAGGGATTGTCAATTTATTTTAA
- the serS gene encoding serine--tRNA ligase, with amino-acid sequence MLDVKLLRNAYDKVEQALNRRGKPVELISEFPAMDARWRDLLQESEQLKNRRNTVSQEVAKLKKSGGDAETLIVEMRDVGDRIKSLDEAIRTVEAEIAELTLAIPNIPHESVPVGASEEDNVEIRRIGEVKPLGFEPKAHWELAQELGILDFEAAGKVTGSRFVFYRGLGARLERALINFMMDLHSDQHGYEELLPPYIVNRDSLMGTGQLPKFEEDLFKLAETDYYLIPTAEVPVTNIHRDEILAMEDLPKYFVAYSACFRSEAGAAGRDTRGLIRQHQFNKIELVKLCKPDDSYEELESLTQTAEKVLQLLDLPYRVLALCTGDMGFSAAKTYDLEVWLPSGGTYREISSCSNFEDFQARRANIRFRRDSKSKPEFVHTLNGSGLAVGRTVAAILENYQQADGTVIVPEALRPYMGGLAVIAHRR; translated from the coding sequence GTGCTGGACGTTAAATTGTTAAGAAACGCTTATGATAAAGTGGAACAAGCGCTTAATCGCCGGGGTAAACCGGTGGAACTGATCAGCGAATTTCCCGCAATGGACGCTAGATGGCGGGATTTGCTTCAGGAGAGCGAGCAGCTGAAAAACCGGCGCAATACCGTATCGCAGGAAGTGGCCAAGCTTAAAAAGAGCGGTGGTGACGCTGAGACGCTTATTGTCGAGATGCGCGACGTGGGTGACCGCATCAAGTCTTTGGATGAGGCGATTCGCACGGTTGAGGCCGAGATTGCGGAGCTCACCCTTGCAATACCGAATATTCCTCACGAGAGCGTACCTGTGGGAGCATCTGAAGAAGATAATGTTGAAATTCGCCGCATCGGTGAAGTAAAGCCTTTAGGCTTTGAGCCGAAGGCGCACTGGGAACTTGCACAGGAGCTTGGCATCCTTGATTTCGAGGCGGCTGGCAAAGTGACAGGCTCGCGCTTCGTGTTCTACCGCGGTTTAGGGGCTCGCCTTGAGCGTGCGCTAATTAACTTCATGATGGACTTACATAGCGATCAACATGGCTATGAAGAGCTGCTGCCGCCTTATATCGTGAACCGCGATAGTCTAATGGGTACCGGGCAGCTGCCGAAATTCGAGGAAGACCTGTTCAAGCTTGCGGAGACTGATTATTACCTCATCCCGACTGCGGAAGTCCCGGTCACGAACATACACCGTGACGAAATATTGGCGATGGAGGATTTGCCCAAATATTTTGTCGCATACAGCGCTTGCTTCCGTTCTGAAGCGGGAGCGGCCGGACGCGACACGCGCGGTTTGATCCGTCAGCATCAATTTAATAAAATCGAACTGGTGAAGCTCTGTAAGCCGGACGATTCTTACGAGGAGCTTGAGTCGTTGACACAAACCGCGGAGAAGGTTCTGCAGCTGCTTGACCTGCCTTACCGGGTTCTCGCGCTGTGCACCGGGGATATGGGCTTTTCCGCGGCCAAAACATATGACCTTGAGGTATGGCTTCCAAGCGGCGGGACGTACCGTGAAATCTCATCCTGCTCCAACTTTGAGGACTTTCAGGCGCGCAGGGCCAATATCCGGTTCCGCCGCGATTCCAAGAGCAAGCCGGAATTCGTCCATACGCTCAATGGTTCCGGGCTTGCGGTGGGCCGGACAGTAGCGGCGATTCTTGAGAACTACCAGCAAGCCGACGGTACGGTTATTGTACCGGAAGCGCTTCGTCCGTATATGGGCGGACTCGCGGTTATCGCACATCGAAGATAA
- the guaB gene encoding IMP dehydrogenase, translating to MWETKFAKEGLTFDDVLLVPRKSEILPREVDVSVSLSANVKLNIPLMSAGMDTVTESALAIAMAREGGIGIIHKNMSIQQQAEEVDRVKRSESGVITNPFSLKPDHHVYDAEELMGKYRISGVPIVDENKKLVGILTNRDLRFIHDYSMKISEVMTHENLVTAPVGTTLQQAEGLLQKYKIEKLPLVDETNTLKGLITIKDIEKAIQFPNAAKDLQGRLLCGAAVGIAKDTLERADALVEAGVDVLVVDTAHGHQRNVLGMVRKLRDKYPDLVIVAGNVATGEGTRDLIEAGASVVKVGMGPGSICTTRIIAGIGVPQITAIYDCATVAREYNIPIIADGGIKYSGDVTKAIASGASAIMIGSLFAGTEESPGESEIYQGRRFKVYRGMGSIGAMKEGSKDRYFQENENKLVPEGIEGRVAYKGPLADTVHQLIGGLRSGMGYCGTQNIDQLKNDTQFVRISNAGLRESHPHDVQITKEAPNYSL from the coding sequence GTGTGGGAAACCAAATTCGCCAAGGAAGGATTGACCTTTGACGACGTGCTTCTTGTACCCCGCAAATCGGAAATTTTGCCGCGGGAAGTTGATGTGTCAGTTAGTCTAAGCGCAAATGTAAAACTGAACATACCGCTCATGAGCGCAGGTATGGACACCGTTACCGAATCCGCGTTGGCGATTGCAATGGCGCGGGAAGGCGGCATCGGTATTATTCATAAAAATATGTCGATTCAGCAGCAAGCGGAGGAAGTTGACCGGGTAAAACGGTCGGAGAGCGGAGTCATTACCAACCCTTTCTCGCTTAAGCCGGATCATCATGTATATGATGCGGAAGAATTGATGGGGAAATATCGTATTTCAGGTGTTCCGATTGTGGATGAGAACAAGAAGCTGGTCGGTATTTTGACTAACCGGGATTTGCGTTTCATCCATGACTACTCGATGAAGATTAGTGAAGTCATGACCCATGAAAACTTGGTGACTGCGCCTGTAGGCACGACACTCCAGCAAGCGGAGGGTCTGCTGCAAAAGTATAAAATCGAGAAGCTGCCATTAGTGGATGAGACGAACACCCTTAAAGGGCTTATAACGATAAAGGATATTGAGAAGGCGATTCAATTTCCGAATGCGGCGAAGGACCTGCAGGGCAGACTGCTTTGCGGCGCCGCAGTTGGCATCGCCAAAGATACATTGGAACGGGCTGACGCACTTGTCGAGGCTGGGGTTGACGTCCTCGTTGTAGATACGGCTCACGGACATCAGAGGAACGTGCTGGGAATGGTACGCAAGCTTCGTGATAAGTATCCGGATCTCGTTATTGTTGCGGGTAATGTGGCTACAGGCGAAGGTACCCGTGATTTAATTGAAGCCGGTGCTTCCGTTGTTAAGGTCGGTATGGGACCAGGGTCAATTTGTACGACACGCATTATCGCGGGCATCGGTGTTCCGCAAATTACAGCAATTTACGACTGCGCGACTGTTGCGCGGGAATATAATATCCCGATTATCGCCGACGGGGGAATTAAGTATTCAGGCGATGTAACGAAAGCCATCGCTTCAGGAGCGAGCGCAATTATGATCGGCAGCCTCTTCGCCGGTACAGAGGAAAGTCCCGGCGAATCGGAAATTTACCAAGGCCGCCGATTTAAGGTTTATCGGGGAATGGGCTCGATTGGTGCCATGAAAGAAGGCAGTAAAGATAGGTATTTCCAGGAGAACGAAAACAAGCTTGTTCCCGAAGGCATTGAAGGTCGTGTCGCTTATAAAGGGCCGCTGGCCGATACGGTTCATCAGTTAATCGGCGGTCTCCGCTCAGGTATGGGATACTGCGGAACCCAGAATATCGATCAACTGAAAAACGACACCCAGTTTGTACGGATAAGTAATGCCGGTCTGCGTGAAAGCCATCCGCATGACGTGCAGATTACAAAAGAAGCGCCAAACTACTCACTATAA
- a CDS encoding helix-turn-helix domain-containing protein: MEYDQMAQRVRAFRKLKGFTQQELAERLKVSVAVLGSLERGTRKPDPKLLERISETLGISYNELTADNTGYK; encoded by the coding sequence ATGGAATATGATCAAATGGCACAACGAGTCCGCGCATTCCGAAAATTGAAAGGATTCACTCAGCAGGAGCTTGCAGAGCGGCTCAAGGTATCGGTGGCAGTTCTCGGTTCGTTGGAGCGGGGAACGCGAAAGCCCGACCCGAAGCTGCTTGAACGCATTTCGGAAACGCTCGGTATCAGCTACAACGAACTCACGGCTGACAACACCGGTTATAAGTAA
- the pdxT gene encoding pyridoxal 5'-phosphate synthase glutaminase subunit PdxT, whose protein sequence is MKIGVLALQGAVAEHLRSITAAGGQPVSVKHTEQLDDLDGLIIPGGESTTIGKLMRKYGFMDAVRSFSDNGKPIFGTCAGLIVLAERIEGQEEAHLQLMDMTVARNAFGRQRESFETDLTVKGIEEPVRAVFIRAPLIKEVAPSVEVLSTYKGEIVTARQGHLLVSSYHPELTDDYRLHSYFLEMAKEAADAAKS, encoded by the coding sequence ATGAAGATCGGGGTATTGGCGCTGCAGGGTGCCGTGGCTGAACATCTTCGCAGTATTACTGCGGCGGGCGGCCAGCCGGTTTCGGTCAAGCATACCGAGCAGCTTGACGATCTGGATGGTCTTATTATTCCCGGCGGGGAGAGCACGACAATCGGCAAGCTTATGCGCAAGTATGGATTCATGGATGCCGTTCGCAGCTTTTCTGATAATGGTAAACCCATTTTTGGTACTTGCGCAGGTCTTATCGTATTAGCTGAACGAATTGAAGGCCAGGAAGAGGCACATTTGCAGCTGATGGATATGACGGTGGCGCGTAATGCATTCGGCCGGCAGCGGGAGAGCTTTGAGACCGATTTAACGGTAAAAGGAATAGAGGAACCTGTAAGGGCGGTATTCATTCGTGCGCCGCTTATCAAGGAAGTCGCGCCAAGTGTAGAAGTGCTCTCTACCTACAAAGGAGAAATCGTGACGGCTAGGCAGGGCCATTTGTTGGTTTCCTCGTACCATCCTGAACTGACCGACGACTATCGCCTCCATTCGTATTTTCTTGAAATGGCGAAAGAAGCTGCCGATGCGGCCAAATCTTAA
- the pdxS gene encoding pyridoxal 5'-phosphate synthase lyase subunit PdxS, with protein METGTSRVKRGMAEMQKGGVIMDVMNAEQAKIAEAAGATAVMALERVPSDIRAAGGVARMADPTVLEEVMKVVSIPVMAKARIGHYVEAKVLEALGADYIDESEVLTPADEVFHIDKRDFTVPFVCGAKDLGEALRRIQEGAAMMRTKGEPGTGNIVEAVRHMRLITGQIRKVQSLSKDELYAEAKNLGVPYDLLLDVHETGKLPVVNFAAGGVATPSDAALMMHLGADGVFVGSGIFKSDSPEKFARAIVEATTHYTDYKLIAEVSKNLGAPMKGIEISKLEPSQRMQDRGW; from the coding sequence ATGGAAACAGGAACATCGCGTGTAAAACGCGGTATGGCTGAAATGCAAAAGGGCGGCGTCATTATGGACGTTATGAACGCCGAACAAGCGAAAATCGCCGAGGCTGCAGGTGCGACTGCCGTTATGGCGCTTGAGCGCGTACCATCCGATATCCGTGCAGCGGGCGGAGTTGCCCGTATGGCTGACCCGACGGTTTTGGAGGAAGTAATGAAAGTTGTCTCAATTCCGGTTATGGCTAAAGCCCGTATCGGACATTATGTAGAAGCGAAGGTGCTGGAAGCACTCGGAGCCGATTACATTGATGAAAGCGAAGTGCTGACGCCGGCCGACGAGGTGTTCCACATCGACAAGCGTGACTTCACGGTACCGTTCGTTTGCGGCGCGAAGGATCTTGGCGAAGCTCTGCGCCGTATTCAAGAAGGAGCGGCTATGATGCGGACTAAAGGCGAGCCCGGAACAGGCAACATCGTGGAAGCGGTTCGTCATATGCGTCTTATTACAGGACAAATCCGCAAGGTGCAGAGCTTGTCGAAGGATGAATTATACGCAGAAGCCAAAAACCTCGGCGTGCCGTACGATTTACTTCTCGATGTGCATGAAACCGGTAAGCTGCCGGTCGTTAACTTCGCAGCCGGCGGCGTAGCGACTCCGTCTGATGCGGCCCTTATGATGCATCTCGGCGCTGATGGCGTATTCGTCGGCTCGGGTATTTTCAAATCGGACAGCCCGGAGAAGTTTGCACGTGCAATTGTAGAGGCGACTACTCATTATACGGACTACAAGCTGATTGCTGAAGTGTCGAAAAACCTTGGCGCACCAATGAAGGGCATTGAAATCTCCAAGCTGGAGCCTTCGCAGCGGATGCAGGACCGCGGTTGGTAA
- the folK gene encoding 2-amino-4-hydroxy-6-hydroxymethyldihydropteridine diphosphokinase, with protein MNFAESGIDMDNNSPLNDKSASVRATDSASNRQASAADSKKSCAESRGFEAYIALGSNVGDRERLITEALLMLQAHPAIEVLRVSGIYETEPVGYTQQPAFLNMTAAVCTSLEPLALLRAMLSIEKQLGRTRDIRWGPRTIDLDLLLMEDVAMEAGELNLPHPRMMERAFVLVPLRDILESGHPLKEQVDQAAALALEDGGEGIKLWNMIKWHNESAHSEN; from the coding sequence TTGAACTTTGCAGAAAGCGGGATTGATATGGATAACAACAGCCCGCTAAACGATAAATCCGCAAGCGTGCGAGCAACCGATTCTGCTTCGAATCGGCAGGCATCGGCCGCGGACAGCAAGAAATCATGTGCTGAATCCCGCGGCTTTGAGGCATATATCGCACTTGGCTCAAACGTCGGCGACCGCGAACGGCTGATTACCGAGGCGCTGCTAATGCTTCAAGCGCATCCGGCCATCGAAGTGCTGCGTGTATCCGGAATTTATGAGACCGAACCGGTCGGTTATACCCAGCAGCCGGCTTTTCTTAATATGACAGCTGCGGTCTGTACGTCTCTTGAGCCTCTTGCGCTGCTGCGGGCGATGCTCAGCATAGAGAAACAGCTTGGCAGGACGCGGGATATCAGATGGGGTCCGCGGACAATCGATCTCGATTTGCTGCTGATGGAAGACGTTGCAATGGAGGCGGGCGAACTGAATCTGCCCCACCCGAGAATGATGGAGAGGGCATTTGTGCTGGTACCGCTGCGCGATATACTTGAAAGCGGTCATCCGCTCAAGGAGCAAGTCGATCAAGCGGCAGCCCTGGCGTTAGAGGATGGAGGGGAAGGCATCAAGTTATGGAATATGATCAAATGGCACAACGAGTCCGCGCATTCCGAAAATTGA
- the lysS gene encoding lysine--tRNA ligase, whose amino-acid sequence MEHQTQEQELSELLQIRRDKLDQLRGLGIDPFGGKFERTHNAKEILDAYDNVSKEELETQGVEVSLAGRIMQKRGMGKAGFAHIQDLSGKIQIYARKDTVNESEYQAFELLDIGDIIGVRGVVFKTNTGETSVKAKEIAVLSKSLLPLPEKYHGLKDVELRYRQRYVDLIVNPEVQQTFITRSRIIQSMRRYLDSRGYLEVETPTLHAIAGGATARPFITHHNALDMQLYMRIAIELHLKRLIVGGMERVYEIGRVYRNEGISTRHNPEFTMIELYEAYADYKDIMALTESVIAHVAQDVLGTTKINYQGQEVDLSPGWRRVSMLDLVKEATGVDFSAQMTDEEAHQHAKAHNVKVEPHMSFGHIVNAFFEEFVEHTLIQPTFVTGHPVAISPLAKKSEADPRFTDRFELFIVAREHANAFTELNDPIDQRQRFESQLVEREQGNDEAHEMDEDFIRALEYGMPPTGGLGIGIDRLVMLLTDAPSIRDVLLFPLMRERASE is encoded by the coding sequence TTGGAGCATCAAACGCAAGAACAGGAACTTAGCGAGCTGCTGCAGATTCGCAGAGACAAGCTGGATCAGCTTCGCGGGTTAGGAATAGACCCGTTCGGCGGTAAATTCGAGAGAACTCATAACGCCAAAGAGATTTTGGATGCTTATGATAATGTGAGCAAGGAAGAGCTGGAGACGCAAGGCGTGGAGGTTAGCCTGGCTGGCCGCATCATGCAGAAGCGGGGCATGGGCAAAGCCGGATTTGCTCACATTCAGGATTTAAGCGGCAAAATCCAGATTTATGCGCGCAAAGACACCGTGAACGAATCGGAGTACCAAGCGTTCGAGCTGCTGGATATAGGCGATATTATTGGCGTCCGCGGCGTAGTATTTAAGACCAATACAGGTGAGACCTCCGTTAAAGCCAAGGAGATCGCCGTGTTGTCGAAATCACTGCTCCCGCTGCCGGAGAAATACCATGGTCTTAAAGACGTCGAGCTGCGTTATCGTCAGCGTTATGTCGACTTGATCGTGAACCCTGAAGTGCAGCAGACATTTATTACCCGCTCGAGAATTATTCAGTCGATGCGCCGCTATCTGGATTCCCGCGGTTATTTGGAAGTGGAGACTCCGACGCTCCACGCAATAGCAGGCGGGGCGACCGCGCGACCGTTTATAACGCATCATAACGCGCTCGATATGCAGCTTTACATGCGAATCGCGATTGAGCTTCATCTCAAACGGCTTATTGTCGGCGGGATGGAGAGGGTGTATGAAATCGGCCGTGTATATCGGAATGAGGGCATTTCAACTCGCCACAATCCAGAGTTTACAATGATCGAATTGTATGAGGCTTATGCCGATTATAAAGATATTATGGCCCTGACCGAGTCTGTAATTGCACATGTGGCTCAGGATGTTCTAGGTACTACGAAGATAAACTATCAAGGCCAGGAAGTGGATCTGTCGCCGGGTTGGCGCCGGGTTTCGATGCTGGATCTCGTCAAAGAAGCGACAGGAGTAGACTTCAGCGCGCAGATGACCGACGAAGAAGCGCATCAGCACGCAAAAGCGCACAACGTCAAAGTTGAGCCGCATATGTCATTTGGTCATATCGTGAACGCCTTCTTTGAGGAGTTTGTGGAGCATACACTGATTCAACCTACATTCGTAACGGGGCATCCTGTCGCGATTTCGCCGCTCGCCAAGAAAAGCGAGGCTGATCCGCGTTTCACCGATCGCTTCGAATTGTTTATTGTCGCCCGCGAGCACGCTAACGCGTTTACCGAGTTGAACGATCCGATCGACCAGAGGCAGCGTTTCGAGTCCCAGCTTGTCGAGCGTGAACAGGGCAACGATGAAGCGCACGAGATGGATGAGGACTTCATCCGCGCGCTGGAATACGGCATGCCGCCGACAGGCGGTCTTGGCATAGGAATCGACCGGCTGGTAATGCTCCTGACCGACGCGCCTTCGATTCGGGATGTACTGCTGTTCCCTCTAATGAGGGAACGGGCAAGCGAGTAA
- the greA gene encoding transcription elongation factor GreA — protein MSDKEIILTQDGLKKLEEELENLKSVKRREVAERIKIAIGYGDISENSEYEDAKNEQAFIEGRIITLEKMLRNARIINNDDINIDTVSIGSTVTVEDMEFGDTMEYAIVGTAESDPLHNKISNESPVGKAILGKNKGTIVEVNVPAGIIQYKIVDIKK, from the coding sequence ATGAGCGATAAAGAGATCATTCTGACTCAGGACGGACTTAAGAAGCTGGAAGAAGAGCTTGAGAATTTAAAGTCGGTCAAGCGTCGTGAAGTAGCTGAACGGATCAAAATCGCAATCGGTTACGGCGATATCAGCGAGAACTCCGAATATGAGGATGCCAAGAACGAGCAGGCATTTATCGAGGGACGGATCATCACCCTTGAGAAAATGCTTCGCAATGCGCGGATCATCAACAACGACGATATCAACATCGATACGGTGAGCATCGGTTCGACCGTTACCGTTGAAGATATGGAGTTTGGCGATACGATGGAATATGCGATTGTCGGAACGGCCGAATCGGATCCGCTGCACAACAAAATTTCAAACGAAAGCCCGGTTGGCAAAGCGATTCTCGGTAAAAATAAAGGGACGATCGTAGAAGTTAACGTTCCGGCCGGCATTATTCAATATAAAATTGTCGACATCAAAAAATAA
- the folB gene encoding dihydroneopterin aldolase: protein MDRMTLKGMRFFGFHGVFPEENKLGQQYYVDIELKLDLSQAAQTDDLEHTVNYAEIHALVKFIVEGPPFKLIEALAGHIASRLLEAYTNVNEVTVRVTKPHPPFDIHFEGVTVELCRKRD from the coding sequence ATGGATCGGATGACACTGAAAGGGATGCGTTTTTTCGGATTTCATGGCGTTTTTCCGGAAGAAAACAAACTGGGCCAGCAATATTATGTCGATATCGAGCTGAAGCTTGACCTCTCACAAGCGGCGCAAACAGATGATCTCGAGCACACGGTTAACTATGCAGAGATTCATGCCCTTGTGAAATTCATTGTCGAAGGACCGCCTTTTAAATTAATTGAAGCTTTAGCGGGTCACATTGCATCAAGGCTGCTCGAAGCTTATACTAATGTAAATGAAGTGACGGTTCGTGTGACGAAACCTCACCCGCCTTTTGATATTCATTTCGAGGGTGTAACCGTTGAACTTTGCAGAAAGCGGGATTGA
- the dusB gene encoding tRNA dihydrouridine synthase DusB has protein sequence MLKIGNIKMKNKVVLAPMAGVCNPAFRLIAKEFGCGLVCAEMVSDKAILHGNKRTLDMLFVDEREKPLSLQIFGGDRESLVEAAKIVDTQTNADIIDINMGCPVPKITKCDAGARWLLDPDKIYEMVSAVVDAVNKPVTVKMRIGWDSEHIYAVQNAQAVERAGGKAVSVHGRTREQLYTGKANWDIIKDVKQAVTIPVIGNGDVFTPEDAKRLLDHTGCDGVMIGRGALGNPWMLYRTIHYLTEGELLADPTPREKMEIAIVHMDRLVKLKGESVAVREMRKHLAWYLKGLPGAARVKDVIMEETSRDKMAQILSGYIESLGAESEKPAASGSAQTDEVVYH, from the coding sequence ATGCTCAAAATCGGTAACATCAAGATGAAAAATAAAGTCGTGCTTGCGCCGATGGCAGGCGTGTGCAATCCGGCTTTTCGACTGATTGCAAAGGAATTCGGCTGCGGGCTAGTCTGCGCCGAAATGGTAAGCGACAAAGCGATCCTGCATGGGAATAAGCGGACGCTTGATATGCTGTTCGTTGACGAGCGGGAGAAGCCGCTCAGCCTGCAAATATTCGGCGGTGACAGGGAATCGCTCGTAGAGGCGGCGAAAATCGTCGATACACAGACAAATGCCGACATTATCGACATCAATATGGGGTGTCCGGTACCTAAAATTACAAAATGCGACGCAGGTGCCAGGTGGCTGCTCGACCCGGATAAAATCTATGAGATGGTATCGGCTGTCGTGGATGCCGTCAATAAACCGGTAACCGTCAAAATGCGTATCGGCTGGGACAGCGAGCATATCTACGCGGTGCAGAATGCACAGGCCGTCGAGCGTGCGGGCGGTAAAGCAGTAAGCGTTCACGGCCGGACCAGAGAGCAGTTGTATACCGGCAAGGCGAATTGGGATATTATAAAGGATGTTAAACAAGCGGTAACGATTCCCGTTATTGGAAACGGGGACGTATTTACTCCCGAGGATGCGAAACGGCTGCTCGACCATACCGGCTGCGACGGCGTCATGATCGGACGCGGAGCGCTAGGCAATCCGTGGATGCTGTACCGGACGATTCATTATTTGACCGAGGGCGAGCTGCTTGCAGACCCGACACCGAGGGAGAAGATGGAAATCGCCATTGTTCATATGGATCGCCTCGTCAAGCTGAAGGGCGAATCCGTCGCCGTACGCGAGATGCGCAAGCATCTGGCCTGGTACTTGAAGGGGCTGCCTGGTGCCGCAAGGGTGAAAGACGTCATCATGGAAGAGACGAGCAGGGATAAGATGGCGCAAATTCTTTCAGGATATATTGAATCGCTGGGAGCCGAAAGCGAGAAACCGGCTGCTTCTGGTTCTGCCCAGACTGACGAGGTCGTATATCATTAA